A window from Mangifera indica cultivar Alphonso chromosome 2, CATAS_Mindica_2.1, whole genome shotgun sequence encodes these proteins:
- the LOC123209803 gene encoding probable disease resistance protein At4g27220 isoform X2 has product MVDAAGSVGGVVSPVLQVAEWLAAPICRQFKYLFNYKCNFDNLQEEVDKLKNTRDEVQHKVTDAERNVEEIKQNVKDWQKKVEKTITEAEQLIQAKANNPRCFNGLCRNFITSYKQSKKAFKLKRDDIDPLLRQEKELGPVSYPTNPPEIWLRSSENYVDFESRNSTVNNVWDALNDENVYMIGVYGMGGLGKTTLVQELGRKAKKEKVFEEIVFVEVSESPDVKKIQTTIADNLGVKFKNESDMAKQVYSRMKDKNILLILDNIWEPLEFDNMIGIPREIDRGRNKLLLTTRDLDVLEKMGSTNNFTMGILNEEDAWNLFAKMAGNVIKTHRLHSLPNDVCKECGGLPIIICTMAKALKNKSHPSDWKVALQELRAPSPTKFTGFLKKDYMKIALSYKYLRDDELKETFLIASLLENNTSISDLLRHVMCLDILEGANLTIEDARNRLDKLVRDLKDACLLLDGFKSGQFAMHDIVRDVAITIAYVDHNVFTTRNDIERDWKDRDKLRKCTKISLVSSSNIINQLWPNNLDCPNLEYFYMTNMCNSSFEIPEDFFTVMPKLRVLNLDGLQQLALPSSIDLLTNLQTLCLYGSKIKDVAIIGKLRNLKVLSLQHASIKKLPTEIGQLTQLRLLDLSYCGHLKVVASNVISKLSNLEELFLKGCPIQWKIEVLEELKLLSSLTSLELEIEDDKVLPKDFFSKELIRYKMSVGNWFEHPIIDEDEYLRVLKLKFNPAFYLEELYGIKNVELLGLSQYLDDEDKDDLEHSKFNLQSNEITLLFNKEVIFPDLMVLILKDIISRKFWHNQLPTSFFQNLKQLILWRCTKIKYVFPSTIAKSLQQLQYFEIMDCIVLEGIVATEEGTEATVNFFFPQVAKLKLHFLPEFTDFSPVIHPSTWPKLKELVVIRCHKFKMLLSEPISLCLDQQINHDLKIFLLTDGLQEIGWRSQSKDKDLKISNYESAHIPFGLFPRFENLTFLYVDRCHEFVNLTTPSIARSLVQLRELKVSYCQMLMEILEIEEDATTEIVFESLSKLSFEWIESLTCFCSGNYTFNFPSLEELNITKCPHMKTFCRGILCTPKLQKINYDKMKVENKGNDLNKTIQGLYKRKNQNISLDLKLLTLKDVNSTKICYNKHPTSLYQNLTHLFLWNCGNIKYAFPSSIAKSLHQLQQLKIRNCKVLEEIVAKEEEANAVVHFVFPNITLLKLQDLPELIAFYPGIYTIEMPKLKELEVKRCTKYLSFKENKMDTECDILDPESIFLNNVINFNLEIFDLYDHERNISWQSQSKTFAINRDTSANFPLRLLQKFENVRELRLFCSGYRDIKSVCDLPNLEVLDVWCCEGLMSLVSCLASFQNLKVLRVNLCGRLMKLITPLEIRSLVQLRELSISSCEILTEIVENEGDGTTNTKIVFNNLNKLSFKQLKSLTCFCFGNYSFSFPSLEELIIEDCPNLGIFCQGSLCTPKLDKVIYKFKDENDGEVEIGDNDLNTTIQQEYKKQNEKDFRPDGSKLQKSNGDQGASRMDDS; this is encoded by the exons TTCAAGTTGCCGAGTGGTTGGCTGCTCCGATTTGCCGTCAATTTAAGTACTTGTTCAACTACAAGTGCAACTTTGACAATCTCCAAGAAGAAGTTGACAAGCTGAAGAATACAAGAGACGAAGTTCAGCATAAGGTTACTGATGCTGAGAGAAATGTGGAAGAGATCAAACAGAATGTTAAGGACTGGCAGAAAAAAGTGGAGAAGACCATTACTGAAGCAGAGCAGTTGATTCAAGCGAAAGCAAACAACCCTCGATGTTTCAACGGATTGTGCCGCAACTTCATCACCAGCTACAAACAAAGCAAGAAAGCATTCAAATTAAAGCGGGATGATATCGATCCACTTCTTCGGCAAGAAAAGGAATTGGGTCCTGTTTCCTATCCCACCAATCCACCGGAGATCTGGCTTAGATCTAGTGAAAATTATGTGGAttttgaatcaagaaactcCACTGTGAATAATGTATGGGATGCtttaaatgatgagaatgtgTACATGATTGGTGTTTACGGGATGGGTGGTCTTGGGAAGACCACTCTTGTGCAGGAACTTGGTAGGAAAGCTAAGAAGGAAAAGGTCTTTGAGGAGATTGTTTTTGTTGAG GTTTCAGAAAGTCCTGATGTAAAAAAGATTCAAACAACAATTGCAGACAACTTGGGTGTGAAATTCAAAAACGAAAGTGACATGGCAAAGCAGGTGTATTCAAGGATGAAGGACAAGAATATCCTTCTAATTCTAGATAATATATGGGAACCTCTAGAATTTGATAATATGATAGGAATTCCTCGCGAAATTGATCGTGGAAGAAATAAACTTCTACTCACAACAAGAGATTTAGATGTGCTGGAGAAGATGGGTTCCACAAATAATTTCACAATGGGCATTTTAAATGAAGAAGATGCTTGGAACCTATTTGCCAAGATGGCAg GTAACGTTATCAAAACACATAGATTGCATTCTCTACCAAATGATGTATGCAAAGAATGCGGGGGTTTACCTATTATCATTTGTACAATGgcaaaagcattaaaaaacaaGAGTCATCCATCTGATTGGAAGGTTGCGTTGCAAGAACTGAGAGCACCTTCTCCAACAAAGTTCACCGGATTCCTAAAAAAGGATTATATGAAGATTGCCTTGAGTTACAAGTATTTAAGAGATGATGAATTAAAGGAAACTTTTTTAATTGCCAGTTTATTGGAAAATAATACTTCCATATCAGACTTGCTCAGACATGTTATGTGTTTGGATATACTTGAAGGAGCTAATTTGACAATTGAAGATGCACGGAATAGACTAGATAAATTGGTTCGCGACCTCAAAGATGCTTGTTTGTTACTTGACGGATTCAAAAGTGGACAATTTGCTATGCATGATATTGTTCGTGATGTTGCCATAACAATTGCATATGTAGATCACAATGTGTTTACAACGAGAAATGACATTGAACGAGATTGGAAGGATAGAGACAAACTTAGGAAATGCACAAAAATCTCCCTAGTTAGTAGtagtaatattattaatcaacTTTGGCCTAACAATTTGGATTGTCCAAATCTTGAATACTTCTATATGACTAATATGTGCAACTCTTCTTTCGAAATCCCAGAAGACTTCTTCACAGTGATGCCAAAGCTTAGAGTGTTGAATTTGGATGGACTACAACAATTGGCATTACCATCATCAATTGATCTTTTGACAAACCTTCAAACATTGTGTTTATATGGTAGCAAAATTAAAGATGTTGCTATTATTGGTAAGCTTAGGAATCTAAAGGTCCTTAGCTTGCAACATGCTTCTATTAAGAAGTTGCCTACAGAAATAGGTCAATTGACTCAACTAAGGTTGTTAGATTTGAGCTATTGTGGGCATTTGAAAGTTGTTGCTTCAAAtgtgatatcaaaattatccaatttggAAGAACTTTTTTTAAAGGGATGTCCTATTCAGTGGAAGATTGAAGTACTTGAGGAATTGAAGCTCTTGTCTAGCCTTACTAGTTTAGAATTGGAAATTGAAGATGACAAGGTTTTGCCTAAAGACTTCTTTTCCAAAGAGCTTATAAGGTACAAAATGTCAGTGGGAAATTGGTTCGAACATCCAATAATTGATGAAGATGAGTATTTGAGggtattgaaattgaaattcaatcCTGCATTCTACTTGGAAGAATTATATGGAATCAAGAATGTGGAACTCTTAGGCTTATCCCAATATTTAGATGATGAGGACAAGGACGATCTTGAgcattcaaaattcaatttgcaATCCAATGAAATCACATTGCTTTTTAATAAAGAG GTTATCTTTCCTGATTTAATGGTCTTGATACTGAAGGATATTATTTCTAGAAAGTTTTGGCACAACCAACTTCCAACTTCcttctttcaaaatttgaaacaattgatATTGTGGAGATGTACAAAGATAAAATATGTGTTTCCTTCTACTATTGCCAAAAGCCTCCAGCAACTCCAATACTTCGAGATAATGGATTGTATTGTTTTAGAAGGAATTGTTGCTACAGAAGAAGGAACAGAAGCAActgtcaattttttctttccgCAGGTAGCTAAATTGAAGCTTCATTTTCTACCAGAGTTTACAGATTTCTCTCCTGTAATACATCCTTCAACATGGCCAAAATTGAAAGAGTTGGTGGTGATACGTTGTCATAAATTTAAGATGCTTTTATCAGAGCCAATATCCCTGTGCTTGGACCAACAG ATCAACCATGATTTGAAGATATTTCTATTAACGGATGGTTTGCAAGAGATTGGTTGGCGGAGTCAAtctaaagataaagatcttaaAATCTCCAATTATGAGTCAGCACATATTCCATTTGGGCTCTTTCCAAGATTTGAAAATCTTACATTTCTTTATGTTGACCGTTGTCATGAGTTCGTTAACTTAACAACACCTTCAATAGCTAGAAGCTTGGTGCAGTTGAGAGAATTGAAAGTATCATATTGTCAAATGCTAATggaaatattagaaattgaGGAAGATGCAACaactgaaattgtttttgagagTTTAAGTAAGCTATCATTTGAATGGATAGAAAGTCTTACATGCTTCTGCTCAGGGAATTACACTTTCAATTTCCCATCATTGGAGGAGTTGAATATAACAAAATGTCCTCATATGAAGACCTTCTGTAGAGGAATCTTGTGCACTCCAAAGTTacaaaaaatcaattatgacAAAATGAAAGTAGAGAATAAGGGGAATGATCTTAATAAAACCATTCAAGGattatataaaaggaaaaaccag AACATCTCCCTTGATTTGAAGTTGTTGACATTGAAAGATGTTAATTCTACAAAGATTTGCTACAATAAACATCCAACTTccttgtatcaaaatttgacacacttGTTCTTGTGGAATTGTGGAAACATAAAATATGCGTTTCCATCTTCCATTGCCAAAAGCCTCCACCAACTCCAACAGCTAAAAATACGAAATTGCAAGGTTTTGGAGGAAATTgttgcaaaagaagaagaagcaaatgCAGTTGTCCATTTTGTCTTTCCAAATATAACCTTATTGAAACTTCAAGATCTACCAGAACTTATAGCCTTCTACCCTGGAATATACACTATAGAAATGCCAAAGTTGAAAGAGTTGGAGGTGAAACGTTGTACCAAATACTTGAGCTTCAAAGAAAACAAGATGGATACTGAGTGTGACATTTTAGATCCAGAATCTATCTTCTTGAACAATGTG ATTAACTTCAATTTGGAGATATTTGACTTATATGATCATGAGAGAAATATTAGTTGGCAAAGTCAATCTAAAACTTTTGCAATCAATCGGGATACCTCAGCAAATTTTCCACTTCGActccttcaaaaatttgaaaatgtgaGAGAGCTTCGGCTATTTTGCAGTGGTTACAGAGACATTAAGAGCGTGTGTGATCTCCCAAATCTTGAAGTTCTAGATGTATGGTGCTGTGAGGGATTGATGAGTCTAGTGTCATGCTTAGCTTCTTTCCAGAATCTTAAAGTTTTGAGGGTAAATTTATGCGGCAGATTAATGAAGTTGATTACACCTTTAGAGATTAGAAGTTTGGTACAGCTGAGAGAACTGAGTATATCAAGTTGTGAAATATTGACTGAAATAGTGGAAAATGAAGGAGATGGAACAACGAAtactaaaattgtttttaacaatttgaacaAGTTGTCATTTAAACAGTTAAAAAGTCTCACATGTTTTTGCTTTGGGAATTACTCCTTTAGCTTTCCATCATTGGAAGAGTTAATTATAGAAGATTGCCCCAATTTGGGGATTTTTTGTCAAGGAAGCTTATGCACACCAAAGTTAGACAAAGTCATTTACAAGTTTAAAGATGAGAATGACGGAGAGGTAGAGATCGGGGATAATGACTTGaatacaactatacaacaagaatacaaaaaacag AATGAGAAAGATTTCCGTCCCGATGGTAGCAAACTGCAAAAGTCAAATG GTGATCAAGGAGCAAGTCGAATGGACGATTCTTAG
- the LOC123209803 gene encoding probable disease resistance protein At4g27220 isoform X1, translating into MVDAAGSVGGVVSPVLQVAEWLAAPICRQFKYLFNYKCNFDNLQEEVDKLKNTRDEVQHKVTDAERNVEEIKQNVKDWQKKVEKTITEAEQLIQAKANNPRCFNGLCRNFITSYKQSKKAFKLKRDDIDPLLRQEKELGPVSYPTNPPEIWLRSSENYVDFESRNSTVNNVWDALNDENVYMIGVYGMGGLGKTTLVQELGRKAKKEKVFEEIVFVEVSESPDVKKIQTTIADNLGVKFKNESDMAKQVYSRMKDKNILLILDNIWEPLEFDNMIGIPREIDRGRNKLLLTTRDLDVLEKMGSTNNFTMGILNEEDAWNLFAKMADIFAGNVIKTHRLHSLPNDVCKECGGLPIIICTMAKALKNKSHPSDWKVALQELRAPSPTKFTGFLKKDYMKIALSYKYLRDDELKETFLIASLLENNTSISDLLRHVMCLDILEGANLTIEDARNRLDKLVRDLKDACLLLDGFKSGQFAMHDIVRDVAITIAYVDHNVFTTRNDIERDWKDRDKLRKCTKISLVSSSNIINQLWPNNLDCPNLEYFYMTNMCNSSFEIPEDFFTVMPKLRVLNLDGLQQLALPSSIDLLTNLQTLCLYGSKIKDVAIIGKLRNLKVLSLQHASIKKLPTEIGQLTQLRLLDLSYCGHLKVVASNVISKLSNLEELFLKGCPIQWKIEVLEELKLLSSLTSLELEIEDDKVLPKDFFSKELIRYKMSVGNWFEHPIIDEDEYLRVLKLKFNPAFYLEELYGIKNVELLGLSQYLDDEDKDDLEHSKFNLQSNEITLLFNKEVIFPDLMVLILKDIISRKFWHNQLPTSFFQNLKQLILWRCTKIKYVFPSTIAKSLQQLQYFEIMDCIVLEGIVATEEGTEATVNFFFPQVAKLKLHFLPEFTDFSPVIHPSTWPKLKELVVIRCHKFKMLLSEPISLCLDQQINHDLKIFLLTDGLQEIGWRSQSKDKDLKISNYESAHIPFGLFPRFENLTFLYVDRCHEFVNLTTPSIARSLVQLRELKVSYCQMLMEILEIEEDATTEIVFESLSKLSFEWIESLTCFCSGNYTFNFPSLEELNITKCPHMKTFCRGILCTPKLQKINYDKMKVENKGNDLNKTIQGLYKRKNQNISLDLKLLTLKDVNSTKICYNKHPTSLYQNLTHLFLWNCGNIKYAFPSSIAKSLHQLQQLKIRNCKVLEEIVAKEEEANAVVHFVFPNITLLKLQDLPELIAFYPGIYTIEMPKLKELEVKRCTKYLSFKENKMDTECDILDPESIFLNNVINFNLEIFDLYDHERNISWQSQSKTFAINRDTSANFPLRLLQKFENVRELRLFCSGYRDIKSVCDLPNLEVLDVWCCEGLMSLVSCLASFQNLKVLRVNLCGRLMKLITPLEIRSLVQLRELSISSCEILTEIVENEGDGTTNTKIVFNNLNKLSFKQLKSLTCFCFGNYSFSFPSLEELIIEDCPNLGIFCQGSLCTPKLDKVIYKFKDENDGEVEIGDNDLNTTIQQEYKKQNEKDFRPDGSKLQKSNGDQGASRMDDS; encoded by the exons TTCAAGTTGCCGAGTGGTTGGCTGCTCCGATTTGCCGTCAATTTAAGTACTTGTTCAACTACAAGTGCAACTTTGACAATCTCCAAGAAGAAGTTGACAAGCTGAAGAATACAAGAGACGAAGTTCAGCATAAGGTTACTGATGCTGAGAGAAATGTGGAAGAGATCAAACAGAATGTTAAGGACTGGCAGAAAAAAGTGGAGAAGACCATTACTGAAGCAGAGCAGTTGATTCAAGCGAAAGCAAACAACCCTCGATGTTTCAACGGATTGTGCCGCAACTTCATCACCAGCTACAAACAAAGCAAGAAAGCATTCAAATTAAAGCGGGATGATATCGATCCACTTCTTCGGCAAGAAAAGGAATTGGGTCCTGTTTCCTATCCCACCAATCCACCGGAGATCTGGCTTAGATCTAGTGAAAATTATGTGGAttttgaatcaagaaactcCACTGTGAATAATGTATGGGATGCtttaaatgatgagaatgtgTACATGATTGGTGTTTACGGGATGGGTGGTCTTGGGAAGACCACTCTTGTGCAGGAACTTGGTAGGAAAGCTAAGAAGGAAAAGGTCTTTGAGGAGATTGTTTTTGTTGAG GTTTCAGAAAGTCCTGATGTAAAAAAGATTCAAACAACAATTGCAGACAACTTGGGTGTGAAATTCAAAAACGAAAGTGACATGGCAAAGCAGGTGTATTCAAGGATGAAGGACAAGAATATCCTTCTAATTCTAGATAATATATGGGAACCTCTAGAATTTGATAATATGATAGGAATTCCTCGCGAAATTGATCGTGGAAGAAATAAACTTCTACTCACAACAAGAGATTTAGATGTGCTGGAGAAGATGGGTTCCACAAATAATTTCACAATGGGCATTTTAAATGAAGAAGATGCTTGGAACCTATTTGCCAAGATGGCAg ATATCTTTGCAGGTAACGTTATCAAAACACATAGATTGCATTCTCTACCAAATGATGTATGCAAAGAATGCGGGGGTTTACCTATTATCATTTGTACAATGgcaaaagcattaaaaaacaaGAGTCATCCATCTGATTGGAAGGTTGCGTTGCAAGAACTGAGAGCACCTTCTCCAACAAAGTTCACCGGATTCCTAAAAAAGGATTATATGAAGATTGCCTTGAGTTACAAGTATTTAAGAGATGATGAATTAAAGGAAACTTTTTTAATTGCCAGTTTATTGGAAAATAATACTTCCATATCAGACTTGCTCAGACATGTTATGTGTTTGGATATACTTGAAGGAGCTAATTTGACAATTGAAGATGCACGGAATAGACTAGATAAATTGGTTCGCGACCTCAAAGATGCTTGTTTGTTACTTGACGGATTCAAAAGTGGACAATTTGCTATGCATGATATTGTTCGTGATGTTGCCATAACAATTGCATATGTAGATCACAATGTGTTTACAACGAGAAATGACATTGAACGAGATTGGAAGGATAGAGACAAACTTAGGAAATGCACAAAAATCTCCCTAGTTAGTAGtagtaatattattaatcaacTTTGGCCTAACAATTTGGATTGTCCAAATCTTGAATACTTCTATATGACTAATATGTGCAACTCTTCTTTCGAAATCCCAGAAGACTTCTTCACAGTGATGCCAAAGCTTAGAGTGTTGAATTTGGATGGACTACAACAATTGGCATTACCATCATCAATTGATCTTTTGACAAACCTTCAAACATTGTGTTTATATGGTAGCAAAATTAAAGATGTTGCTATTATTGGTAAGCTTAGGAATCTAAAGGTCCTTAGCTTGCAACATGCTTCTATTAAGAAGTTGCCTACAGAAATAGGTCAATTGACTCAACTAAGGTTGTTAGATTTGAGCTATTGTGGGCATTTGAAAGTTGTTGCTTCAAAtgtgatatcaaaattatccaatttggAAGAACTTTTTTTAAAGGGATGTCCTATTCAGTGGAAGATTGAAGTACTTGAGGAATTGAAGCTCTTGTCTAGCCTTACTAGTTTAGAATTGGAAATTGAAGATGACAAGGTTTTGCCTAAAGACTTCTTTTCCAAAGAGCTTATAAGGTACAAAATGTCAGTGGGAAATTGGTTCGAACATCCAATAATTGATGAAGATGAGTATTTGAGggtattgaaattgaaattcaatcCTGCATTCTACTTGGAAGAATTATATGGAATCAAGAATGTGGAACTCTTAGGCTTATCCCAATATTTAGATGATGAGGACAAGGACGATCTTGAgcattcaaaattcaatttgcaATCCAATGAAATCACATTGCTTTTTAATAAAGAG GTTATCTTTCCTGATTTAATGGTCTTGATACTGAAGGATATTATTTCTAGAAAGTTTTGGCACAACCAACTTCCAACTTCcttctttcaaaatttgaaacaattgatATTGTGGAGATGTACAAAGATAAAATATGTGTTTCCTTCTACTATTGCCAAAAGCCTCCAGCAACTCCAATACTTCGAGATAATGGATTGTATTGTTTTAGAAGGAATTGTTGCTACAGAAGAAGGAACAGAAGCAActgtcaattttttctttccgCAGGTAGCTAAATTGAAGCTTCATTTTCTACCAGAGTTTACAGATTTCTCTCCTGTAATACATCCTTCAACATGGCCAAAATTGAAAGAGTTGGTGGTGATACGTTGTCATAAATTTAAGATGCTTTTATCAGAGCCAATATCCCTGTGCTTGGACCAACAG ATCAACCATGATTTGAAGATATTTCTATTAACGGATGGTTTGCAAGAGATTGGTTGGCGGAGTCAAtctaaagataaagatcttaaAATCTCCAATTATGAGTCAGCACATATTCCATTTGGGCTCTTTCCAAGATTTGAAAATCTTACATTTCTTTATGTTGACCGTTGTCATGAGTTCGTTAACTTAACAACACCTTCAATAGCTAGAAGCTTGGTGCAGTTGAGAGAATTGAAAGTATCATATTGTCAAATGCTAATggaaatattagaaattgaGGAAGATGCAACaactgaaattgtttttgagagTTTAAGTAAGCTATCATTTGAATGGATAGAAAGTCTTACATGCTTCTGCTCAGGGAATTACACTTTCAATTTCCCATCATTGGAGGAGTTGAATATAACAAAATGTCCTCATATGAAGACCTTCTGTAGAGGAATCTTGTGCACTCCAAAGTTacaaaaaatcaattatgacAAAATGAAAGTAGAGAATAAGGGGAATGATCTTAATAAAACCATTCAAGGattatataaaaggaaaaaccag AACATCTCCCTTGATTTGAAGTTGTTGACATTGAAAGATGTTAATTCTACAAAGATTTGCTACAATAAACATCCAACTTccttgtatcaaaatttgacacacttGTTCTTGTGGAATTGTGGAAACATAAAATATGCGTTTCCATCTTCCATTGCCAAAAGCCTCCACCAACTCCAACAGCTAAAAATACGAAATTGCAAGGTTTTGGAGGAAATTgttgcaaaagaagaagaagcaaatgCAGTTGTCCATTTTGTCTTTCCAAATATAACCTTATTGAAACTTCAAGATCTACCAGAACTTATAGCCTTCTACCCTGGAATATACACTATAGAAATGCCAAAGTTGAAAGAGTTGGAGGTGAAACGTTGTACCAAATACTTGAGCTTCAAAGAAAACAAGATGGATACTGAGTGTGACATTTTAGATCCAGAATCTATCTTCTTGAACAATGTG ATTAACTTCAATTTGGAGATATTTGACTTATATGATCATGAGAGAAATATTAGTTGGCAAAGTCAATCTAAAACTTTTGCAATCAATCGGGATACCTCAGCAAATTTTCCACTTCGActccttcaaaaatttgaaaatgtgaGAGAGCTTCGGCTATTTTGCAGTGGTTACAGAGACATTAAGAGCGTGTGTGATCTCCCAAATCTTGAAGTTCTAGATGTATGGTGCTGTGAGGGATTGATGAGTCTAGTGTCATGCTTAGCTTCTTTCCAGAATCTTAAAGTTTTGAGGGTAAATTTATGCGGCAGATTAATGAAGTTGATTACACCTTTAGAGATTAGAAGTTTGGTACAGCTGAGAGAACTGAGTATATCAAGTTGTGAAATATTGACTGAAATAGTGGAAAATGAAGGAGATGGAACAACGAAtactaaaattgtttttaacaatttgaacaAGTTGTCATTTAAACAGTTAAAAAGTCTCACATGTTTTTGCTTTGGGAATTACTCCTTTAGCTTTCCATCATTGGAAGAGTTAATTATAGAAGATTGCCCCAATTTGGGGATTTTTTGTCAAGGAAGCTTATGCACACCAAAGTTAGACAAAGTCATTTACAAGTTTAAAGATGAGAATGACGGAGAGGTAGAGATCGGGGATAATGACTTGaatacaactatacaacaagaatacaaaaaacag AATGAGAAAGATTTCCGTCCCGATGGTAGCAAACTGCAAAAGTCAAATG GTGATCAAGGAGCAAGTCGAATGGACGATTCTTAG